In a genomic window of Microbacterium amylolyticum:
- a CDS encoding GIY-YIG nuclease family protein → MRDHRYASWRTALSSVVGIYLITDTRDGRQYVGKADGVESVRQRWSVYATNGHGGNVELRGIDPSTFRYSLLRVFDPSTPTPEIDAAESHFKVALDSRRHGLNRN, encoded by the coding sequence ATGCGCGACCATCGCTACGCATCGTGGCGGACCGCGCTTTCGTCGGTTGTTGGTATCTACCTCATCACCGACACCCGCGACGGTCGTCAGTACGTCGGCAAAGCGGATGGCGTCGAGAGTGTGAGACAGCGCTGGAGCGTCTACGCAACGAATGGTCACGGCGGGAACGTCGAGCTACGCGGAATCGATCCATCTACTTTTCGCTACTCGCTCCTGCGCGTCTTCGACCCGTCGACACCGACACCAGAGATCGACGCCGCCGAGAGCCACTTCAAGGTCGCGCTCGACTCACGACGACACGGTCTCAACCGCAACTGA
- a CDS encoding transcriptional regulator, with product MRELDPVIHVQARLRIVTVLDTLGPGDSLAFPRLQEIISVTSGNLATHLRKLEESGYVTIEKVLEGRSAVTYIRLSEDGRIAFRLYKRDLRELLDS from the coding sequence ATGCGTGAGCTCGATCCGGTCATCCACGTCCAGGCCCGTCTACGGATCGTGACAGTGTTGGATACTCTCGGACCGGGTGATTCGCTTGCCTTTCCGCGGCTCCAGGAGATCATCTCCGTCACCTCGGGAAATCTCGCCACGCATCTACGCAAGCTTGAGGAGAGCGGCTACGTCACGATCGAGAAGGTTCTCGAAGGGCGTTCCGCGGTCACGTACATCCGGCTCAGTGAAGATGGTCGGATCGCCTTCCGGCTCTACAAGCGTGATCTGCGAGAGCTCCTCGATAGCTAG
- a CDS encoding NYN domain-containing protein, translating into MVESVIATRSHWGEVTIENVTYCTARISGASNPEGQREQDVYLRALAHTGSATRISFGTYVARVSTAPLAVKGRNSKPVLVEPDWPIMIQDHSGQDVPGATFMASVARREEKGSDVNVASHLLIDVLTRRVDAAVVISNDSDLAYPIGVAREHVPVGLINPTKGVRAGKLAGTPTEGAGNHWWYRLEPDDLYAHQLPNVISSRITKPAPW; encoded by the coding sequence ATGGTCGAGAGTGTGATCGCCACCCGTTCGCACTGGGGAGAGGTGACGATCGAGAACGTCACCTACTGCACGGCCCGGATCAGTGGTGCGAGCAACCCCGAGGGGCAGCGGGAGCAGGACGTGTACCTGCGGGCTCTGGCGCACACGGGCTCGGCGACGAGGATCAGCTTCGGAACGTACGTCGCGCGCGTGTCGACGGCGCCGCTGGCTGTCAAAGGACGCAACAGCAAACCTGTTCTCGTCGAACCGGACTGGCCGATCATGATCCAGGACCACAGCGGCCAGGACGTCCCGGGCGCGACGTTCATGGCCTCCGTTGCCCGGCGCGAGGAGAAGGGCAGCGACGTGAACGTCGCCTCCCATCTGCTGATCGACGTGCTCACCCGTAGGGTGGATGCGGCCGTCGTCATCAGCAATGACAGCGACCTCGCCTACCCGATCGGCGTCGCGCGCGAGCACGTTCCCGTCGGCCTGATCAACCCGACGAAAGGGGTCCGCGCGGGCAAGCTCGCAGGGACGCCGACCGAAGGCGCAGGCAACCACTGGTGGTACCGTCTTGAGCCCGATGACCTCTACGCGCATCAGCTCCCGAACGTGATCTCGTCCCGGATCACGAAGCCCGCACCATGGTGA
- a CDS encoding DUF3817 domain-containing protein, which translates to MFRTPARLFRVLAIAEAITWTILIAAIIARAVGASAIVVTIGGGIHGFVFLAYAATALLVAVNQRWHPGVGALAVISAVVPYATVPVDVWLHRSERLRGDWRPEATEDPRDRRWYDRAMRWFLRRPWVLAILLITGIVALYVALLLIGPPGGK; encoded by the coding sequence GTGTTTCGTACCCCCGCCCGCCTGTTCCGAGTTCTTGCGATCGCCGAGGCGATCACATGGACGATTCTGATTGCCGCGATCATCGCCCGAGCCGTTGGTGCCTCGGCAATCGTTGTGACCATCGGCGGAGGCATTCACGGTTTCGTCTTCCTGGCCTACGCTGCAACCGCGCTGCTGGTCGCCGTCAACCAGCGTTGGCACCCCGGAGTGGGTGCGCTTGCCGTGATCAGCGCCGTCGTGCCGTACGCAACGGTTCCCGTTGACGTCTGGCTGCATCGCTCAGAGAGACTGCGTGGCGACTGGCGCCCGGAAGCCACGGAGGATCCGCGCGATCGCCGCTGGTACGACCGGGCGATGCGCTGGTTCCTGCGACGCCCATGGGTACTCGCCATCCTTCTCATCACCGGCATCGTCGCGCTCTACGTAGCACTGCTGCTGATCGGCCCGCCCGGCGGCAAGTGA
- a CDS encoding DUF488 family protein — translation MQAALDQARIDYRHHRELAPTTELRQLQYAEDDRQGVGKRTRRALATDYTRRYTAEILSHADLAPVLADFPSSGYAALLCVERDPEACHRSLITQRLVERFGIAAEHLLPR, via the coding sequence CTGCAGGCCGCTCTCGACCAGGCTCGGATCGACTACCGGCACCACCGCGAGCTTGCCCCCACCACAGAACTGCGTCAGCTCCAATACGCCGAGGACGACCGTCAAGGCGTCGGCAAGCGCACGCGCCGCGCACTGGCCACGGACTACACTCGCCGCTACACCGCAGAGATTCTGAGCCACGCCGATCTCGCGCCGGTGCTCGCCGACTTCCCCTCCTCCGGCTATGCCGCGCTGCTGTGCGTCGAACGCGACCCCGAAGCGTGTCACCGTTCCCTCATCACCCAGCGGCTCGTTGAGCGCTTCGGCATCGCAGCCGAACATCTCCTGCCCCGATGA
- a CDS encoding dihydrolipoyl dehydrogenase family protein, whose translation MNRREADLIVIGAGAVGENVADRAVQGGLETVIVEAELVGGECSYWACMPSKALLRSAQVLGAAQAVAGAAKAVTGQIDIPAVLARRDDFTSHWQDEGQVRWLEETGISLIRGRGQITGTREVTVTAADGSITVLTARHAVAVATGSTTSLPEIPGIADVTPWTTRDATSTKSIPASLAVIGGGVVATEMATAFAALGSIVTIIARTGLLTKLEPFAREQVTKALEHRGVRVLCDTTALGMRRDANGVHIETTQGSVSAEQVLLATGRTAATTDLGLESIGLEPGEWLKTDDSLRVKGHDWLYAVGDVNGRALLTHQGKYQARAAGDVIAARATGKPVSDAQWGTHVASADHVAVPHVIFSDPEIATVGLTAAHAREDGRDVRVVDYDLGQVAGASLQRDGYKGSARIVVDERRHTIIGATFVGPDVAELLQAATMAIVADIPIDRLWHVVPAYPTVSEIWLRLLETYGRPGAGASG comes from the coding sequence ATGAACCGCCGCGAGGCCGACCTGATCGTCATCGGCGCCGGCGCTGTCGGCGAAAACGTGGCCGACCGTGCCGTGCAGGGTGGGCTGGAGACGGTGATCGTCGAAGCGGAACTCGTCGGCGGAGAGTGCTCGTATTGGGCCTGTATGCCGTCGAAGGCACTCCTGCGTTCCGCGCAGGTTCTCGGCGCCGCCCAGGCTGTTGCCGGGGCGGCGAAAGCTGTCACAGGACAAATCGATATCCCGGCCGTCCTCGCGCGCCGCGATGACTTCACGAGCCATTGGCAGGATGAGGGGCAGGTGCGCTGGTTGGAGGAAACCGGCATCAGCCTCATCCGCGGAAGGGGCCAGATAACGGGCACCCGCGAGGTGACCGTCACGGCCGCGGATGGATCGATCACGGTGCTCACCGCGCGGCATGCCGTCGCCGTCGCAACCGGATCAACCACATCCCTGCCCGAGATTCCGGGGATAGCGGATGTCACACCGTGGACGACCCGCGACGCGACCAGCACGAAGTCGATCCCCGCCTCGCTCGCTGTCATCGGCGGCGGCGTTGTCGCGACGGAAATGGCCACGGCGTTCGCAGCGCTCGGGAGCATCGTGACGATCATCGCCCGCACGGGGCTGCTCACGAAGCTCGAACCCTTCGCGCGTGAGCAGGTCACGAAGGCGCTCGAACATCGCGGAGTTCGGGTTCTGTGCGACACAACCGCACTCGGCATGCGCCGCGATGCCAACGGTGTCCACATAGAGACGACGCAGGGAAGCGTGTCTGCCGAGCAGGTCCTCCTCGCCACCGGCCGGACGGCGGCCACAACCGACCTGGGTCTCGAATCGATCGGCCTCGAACCCGGCGAGTGGCTCAAGACCGACGACTCACTCCGCGTGAAGGGTCATGACTGGTTGTACGCCGTTGGCGATGTCAACGGACGCGCTCTGCTGACACACCAGGGGAAGTATCAAGCGCGGGCTGCAGGAGATGTGATCGCGGCTCGCGCAACGGGCAAGCCGGTCAGCGATGCGCAATGGGGTACCCACGTCGCCTCGGCCGATCATGTCGCTGTTCCCCACGTCATTTTCAGCGACCCCGAGATTGCCACCGTCGGGCTCACCGCGGCGCACGCGCGTGAGGACGGGCGCGATGTCCGCGTTGTCGACTACGACCTCGGACAGGTCGCCGGCGCAAGTCTTCAGCGGGACGGGTACAAGGGAAGCGCACGGATCGTTGTCGACGAACGGCGCCACACGATCATCGGCGCCACGTTCGTCGGCCCGGACGTCGCCGAGCTCCTGCAAGCCGCCACGATGGCCATCGTCGCCGACATCCCGATCGACCGTCTTTGGCACGTCGTCCCTGCCTATCCAACGGTCAGCGAGATCTGGCTCCGCCTGTTGGAAACATACGGTCGCCCCGGCGCCGGGGCCTCCGGCTGA
- a CDS encoding cryptochrome/photolyase family protein, with protein MTSVVWFRDDLRLTDHAALSAAAQDPDGCVALYVLDEESEGVRPLGGAARWWLHESLVRLADALASYGVPLVLRRGNAETIVPAVAKEAGANGVFWNRRYGAERHIDARIKTALRESGTPVRSFPGSVLFEPWTISTQAGGPYRVYSAFWRACLAMPAPAAPLPQPESIHASRVPVHSDHLDSWALQPSSPNWATGIAQRWTPGEDEGVRRLVRFLDEAATRYVDQRDRPSADVGSELSPYLRWGEISPRTVWQRALASGMDVGKFLSELGWREFARHTAYHHAALHLHGLNQQFDQFPWNQDASEDIAAWRSGETGFPLVDAGMRELWQTGFMHNRVRMVTASFITKNLLVDWRIGEAWFWDTLVDADAASNPFNWQWVAGCGADAAPYFRIFNPVTQQERFDPEGDYTNRWAPDSASRSPLVDLRSSRARALSAYEEIKARA; from the coding sequence GTGACGAGTGTTGTGTGGTTCCGAGACGACCTGCGGCTCACGGATCACGCGGCGCTCAGCGCCGCGGCCCAGGACCCCGACGGATGCGTCGCGCTCTATGTTCTGGACGAAGAATCCGAGGGCGTTCGGCCTTTGGGCGGCGCCGCGCGATGGTGGCTCCATGAGTCGCTTGTGCGGCTCGCGGATGCCCTCGCCTCGTACGGTGTTCCCCTCGTTCTTCGTCGCGGCAACGCGGAGACGATCGTCCCGGCCGTCGCCAAGGAAGCGGGAGCGAACGGCGTGTTCTGGAACCGTCGCTACGGAGCAGAGCGTCACATCGACGCACGAATCAAGACCGCCCTGCGCGAATCAGGGACGCCGGTGCGTTCTTTCCCTGGCAGCGTGTTGTTCGAACCCTGGACGATCTCCACACAGGCGGGCGGGCCCTACCGCGTCTATTCGGCATTTTGGCGCGCCTGCCTCGCGATGCCCGCTCCGGCCGCGCCGCTTCCCCAACCGGAGAGCATCCACGCGTCTCGGGTGCCTGTTCACAGCGACCACCTCGACTCGTGGGCGTTGCAGCCGTCGTCGCCGAATTGGGCGACGGGGATCGCCCAACGGTGGACCCCGGGTGAGGACGAGGGGGTGCGGCGCCTTGTTCGCTTTCTCGATGAAGCGGCGACGCGCTACGTCGACCAGCGGGACCGACCATCGGCGGATGTTGGCTCGGAGCTGTCACCGTATCTGCGCTGGGGCGAGATCAGCCCGCGCACCGTGTGGCAGCGCGCCCTTGCTTCGGGCATGGACGTCGGGAAGTTCCTGTCGGAACTCGGGTGGCGGGAATTCGCCCGGCACACGGCATATCATCATGCCGCGCTGCACCTCCACGGACTCAACCAGCAATTCGATCAGTTTCCCTGGAATCAGGATGCGTCCGAAGACATCGCCGCATGGCGCAGCGGAGAGACCGGCTTTCCGCTCGTGGATGCCGGTATGCGCGAGCTGTGGCAGACCGGGTTTATGCACAACCGAGTCCGGATGGTCACGGCATCCTTTATCACGAAAAACCTCCTCGTCGACTGGCGGATCGGCGAAGCATGGTTCTGGGACACCCTCGTCGACGCGGACGCCGCCAGTAATCCCTTTAACTGGCAGTGGGTCGCGGGATGTGGCGCGGACGCGGCGCCGTATTTCCGGATCTTCAATCCGGTCACGCAGCAGGAACGCTTCGACCCAGAGGGCGACTACACCAATCGCTGGGCGCCGGACAGCGCGTCACGATCGCCCCTTGTCGATCTGCGTTCCAGCCGAGCTCGCGCGCTGTCTGCGTACGAAGAAATTAAAGCGCGAGCCTAG